The Centroberyx gerrardi isolate f3 chromosome 12, fCenGer3.hap1.cur.20231027, whole genome shotgun sequence genome has a window encoding:
- the LOC139924653 gene encoding terminal nucleotidyltransferase 4A-like → MDPRTAWIQPEQKGPANSLWMHIWETSQGFRANFGIDNHHHQRNFHTQSANSPGSNGEHCKNAPPPPAVVLGKLPKRDGGGERRSVRRKGSLSPSSSSLDSEAESSSPSGSSLQIDNLNVAEEANRFLHYGEHEFNVNNLRQQYPPPPFYNVQQHCRSMQQSSGHTPTGMKNQHGNKHHQYQPHSSGRRRHLNRANTFHGINQLLSNGCNGNYSDSSCSLWKTRRYSPGINGLHEEIVDFFNFMSPRPEEEAMRRDVVNRIEGVIKDLWPTARVEIFGSFSTGLYLPTSDIDLVVFGKWDHPPLQELEQALRKHNVAGPYPIKVLDKATVPIIKLTDHETEVKVDISFNVETAVRAAQLIKSYLKRYTVLPPLIFVLKQFLLQRDLNEVFTGGISSYSLILMAISFLQLHPRIDTRRANINLGILLIEFFELYGRDFNYLKTSIRVKNGGQYLAKEEMIEAMGNGNRPSMLCIEDPLQPGNDVGRSSYGVLQVKQVFDFAYMVLSHGVSPLARAYPNKEYDSTLGRIIKVSPEVLAYRDWTIKKWGAKQYAKLENHGIETCEQDLARLMLASMEDQRDSSSPLSADSPSPSPVSLPSPQHHSSSSSSSSSSSLSSCSGSDIESDSPPSSNAAIQLHALSLASVPLVMQMATDLRATHPAGFIPTAPQVQMSLPGNIAIPSLPDCQFYHENPPSINAVHRQTSQPAHVSQPAGSTSPLPSPLHQLHHPQAGGRGHGFTARPNHHHHYNGSVEPPKFGFKHNQGSTLRGPNHSQAHFSPQGRFAPQGHNPAPGFRNQQQYNRNPWRRRKRDSLPPLNHSR, encoded by the exons ATGGATCCCAGGACCGCTTGGATTCAGCCGGAGCAGAAGGGACCTGCCAATTCCCTGTGGATGCACATTTGGGAAACCTCTCAGGGATTTCGAGCGAACTTCGGCATcgacaaccaccaccaccaacgcAACTTTCACACGCAAAGTGCAAACTCCCCGGGCTCAAACGGCGAGCATTGCAAAAACGCACCGCCGCCGCCGGCGGTTGTGTTAGGGAAACTGCCGAAGCGAgacggcggcggagagaggagaagtgTCCGGAGAAAGGGCTCGTTGTCGCCGTCTTCGTCCTCTCTGGACTCGGAGGCCGAGAGCTCGTCGCCGTCCGGCTCCTCTCTGCAAATCGACAACCTGAACGTTGCAGAAGAGGCGAACCGGTTTTTACACTACGGCGAACACGAGTTCAATGTGAATAATCTCAGACAGCAATATCCTCCTCCGCCTTTTTACAATGTTCAGCAACATTGTCGCAGCATGCAACAATCTAGCGGCCACACCCCCACGGGAATGAAAAATCAGCATGGGAACAAGCACCACCAATATCAGCCACATTCATCTGGGCGCAGGAGGCACCTCAACAGAGCCAACACTTTTCACGGCATCAACCAGCTCCTATCCAATGGCTGCAATGGGAACTATTCAGACTCCTCCTGTAGCCTATGGAAAACGAGGCGGTACAGCCCTGGTATAAATGG ACTTCACGAGGAGATAGTGGACTTTTTCAACTTCATGTCACCGCGGCCCGAAGAGGAGGCGATGCGAAGAGATGTCGTGAACAGGATAGAGGGCGTCATCAAGGACTTGTGGCCCACAGCGCGG GTGGAGATATTTGGCAGCTTCAGCACAGGACTCTATCTCCCAACAAG TGACATTGACCTGGTGGTGTTTGGAAAGTGGGACCATCCTCCACTCCAGGAACTGGAACAGGCCCTGAGGAAACACAATGTGGCAGGACCATATCCCATCAAGGTCCTGGACAAAGCCACG GTGCCGATCATCAAGCTGACTGACCACGAGACGGAGGTGAAAGTGGACATCAGCTTCAATGTGGAGACGGCAGTCAGAGCAGCACAGCTGATCAAGAGCTACCTCAAG AGGTACACTGTCCTGCCGCCCCTGATCTTTGTGCTGAAGCAGTTCCTACTGCAGAGGGACCTGAATGAAGTCTTCACTGGAGGCATCAGCTCTTACAGTCTCATACTGATGGCCATCAGCTTTCTGCAG TTACACCCGCGGATCGACACGCGGCGCGCCAACATCAACCTGGGCATCCTGCTGATCGAGTTCTTTGAGCTGTACGGCCGCGACTTCAACTACCTGAAGACCAGCATCCGGGTGAAGAACGGAGGCCAATACCTGGCCAAGGAGGAAATGATCGAGGCCATGGGCAACGGAAACAGGCCATCCATGCTCTGCATAGAAGATCCACTACAGCCAG GGAACGACGTGGGCAGGAGTTCGTACGGTGTCCTGCAGGTCAAGCAGGTGTTTGACTTTGCCTACATGGTGCTGAGCCACGGCGTGTCTCCTCTGGCACGTGCCTACCCCAACAAAGAGTACGACAG CACTTTGGGACGCATCATCAAGGTCAGCCCAGAAGTGTTGGCCTATAGGGACTGGACCATCAAGAAGTGGGGTGCCAAGCAGTACGCCAAGCTGGAGAACCACG GCATAGAGACCTGTGAGCAGGACCTTGCCAGATTGATGCTGGCTTCCATGGAGGATCAGAGGGACTCTTCCTCCCCCCTTAGTGCCGACTCCCCCTCGCCCTCTCCCGTCTCCCTCCCCAGCCCTCAGCaccactcctcctcttcatcgtcctcatcgtcatcatcgctctcctcctgctctggaaGTGACATA GAGTCAGATTCTCCTCCCAGCAGTAACGCTGCTATCCAGCTCCACGCCCTCAGCCTGGCCTCTGTCCCTTTAGTCATGCAGATGGCTACTGACCTCAGGGCCACACATCCAGCTGGCTTTATCCCCACCGCACCACAG GTCCAGATGTCCCTCCCAGGAAACATAgccatcccctccctccccgacTGTCAGTTTTACCACGAGAATCCGCCTTCCATCAACGCTGTCCACCGCCAGACGTCCCAACCTGCGCACGTGTCCCAGCCCGCCGGCTCCACCAGCCCCCTACCCAGCCCCCTCCACCAGCTgcaccaccctcaggcaggggGGCGGGGGCACGGCTTCACCGCGAGacccaaccaccaccaccactacaacGGCTCCGTCGAGCCGCCCAAGTTTGGCTTCAAGCACAACCAAGGCAGCACCCTCCGAGGTCCGAACCATTCTCAAGCTCACTTCAGCCCCCAAGGCCGCTTTGCGCCCCAGGGTCACAACCCGGCGCCAGGGTTCAGGaaccagcagcagtacaacCGTAACCCGTGGCGACGCAGGAAGCGGGACAGCCTTCCCCCTCTCAACCACAGCAGATGA